The DNA segment ATTTTTTTTAAGCCTTTTATCTCAAGAGGTTCATTAATATCACTTTTAGTTGCTGTAAAAAATATAGTCCCTATTCCAACATAATCAGCTCCACCCTTTTGAGCTAATTTAGCTTCTTCTAAATTTCCAACTGAAACTCCTATCACTTTATCTTTCCCTAGTATCTTTCTAGCGTGATCTAATTTATAATCCTTTTGACCTATATGAACACCAGTTGCATCAACTAATTTAGCAATTTCAACATTATCATTAATAATAAAAGGAATACTATATTTATCTGTAACTTTTTTTAATTCCTTAGCAATTTTTAAAAATTCTTCATCACTAATATGTTTTTCTCTAAGCTGTACTACAGTTACTCCCCCTAAAATACTTTCTTCAACTGCTTTATTTAAATCTCTTCCCTTTAATATATCCCTATCTGTAACTAGATACAAAGAATAATCTATATCCTTTTTATTCATAACTAACTCCTGCTTTTTTATATAAATCTACAAAATGTCCAACTGGACCAACACCATGTCCTATTGGAAATGAATTTTTAATAGCCTCTGTAATATATTCCTTTCCTATTTTTACACTTTCTTCTATTGAATATCCTTTTCCTATTAATGAAGCTATAGTTGAAGATAGGGTACATCCTGTTCCATGAGTATTTTTAGTATCTATTCTAATTCCATCAAATTTTACTATTTTTCCATTTTCAAGCACAAGAATATCTGTACAATTGTCAGATCTATGCCCGCCCTTCATCAACACATTTTTAGCTCCTAATTTTTGAATTCTTTTAGATGCCTCTATCATATCATCTTCATTTTCAATTTTCATTCCAGATAATATCTCCCCTTCTGGAATATTAGGTGTTATTAATTTCCCTAGACATATGAATTTTTTCAAAGCTTCAATAGCTTCATCCTTTAATAATTTATATTCACTTTTGG comes from the Fusobacterium sp. IOR10 genome and includes:
- the thiE gene encoding thiamine phosphate synthase, which gives rise to MNKKDIDYSLYLVTDRDILKGRDLNKAVEESILGGVTVVQLREKHISDEEFLKIAKELKKVTDKYSIPFIINDNVEIAKLVDATGVHIGQKDYKLDHARKILGKDKVIGVSVGNLEEAKLAQKGGADYVGIGTIFFTATKSDINEPLEIKGLKKIVEGIDIPNVAIGGIHLNNINQVINTGTNGVAIVSEILSKKDIKKASETLLSYIKGE
- the thiD gene encoding bifunctional hydroxymethylpyrimidine kinase/phosphomethylpyrimidine kinase, with amino-acid sequence MKKVLTIAGSDSCGGAGIQADLKAMSAMGVYGMSVITAVTAQNTMGVFAVEEMSKEIIENQIRVIFEDIEVDAVKIGMLSSSEIIETIGRALKKYKAKNIIIDPVMVSKSEYKLLKDEAIEALKKFICLGKLITPNIPEGEILSGMKIENEDDMIEASKRIQKLGAKNVLMKGGHRSDNCTDILVLENGKIVKFDGIRIDTKNTHGTGCTLSSTIASLIGKGYSIEESVKIGKEYITEAIKNSFPIGHGVGPVGHFVDLYKKAGVSYE